The Helianthus annuus cultivar XRQ/B chromosome 16, HanXRQr2.0-SUNRISE, whole genome shotgun sequence genome includes a window with the following:
- the LOC110919140 gene encoding uncharacterized protein LOC110919140 codes for MEKKDAKPRLIRWVLLLQEFDLKIRDKKGSENVVADHLSRIPVEGIDDLSEINERFPDEQLLAMSTFVAPWNCHYVNYLATGAIPNHWTKKRRQQFMVKVKQYIWDEPDLFKIGPDQVIRRCVPETEMLEILTHAYSSACGGHFSGIKRVTGFFRVGFIGPQFSRMHESLQGIVSIVKGWEIFSRFGIPRVIISDGGSHFKNFNFRKLLKRYNVNHRIATPYHPQTSGQVEVFNHQIKEILMKTVRMDRKDWSSKLDDALWAYRTADKTPIGTTPYRMVYGKGCHLTMELAHRAHWEIKTVNADYYEAGKMRKLQLSEIEEIRDEAYECALAYKDKLKKVHDAKLRKKTLKWVKRYGCTTRD; via the exons ATGGAGAAAAAAGATGCGAAGCCCCGTTTGATCCGTTGGGTGTTGTTGCTACAAGAATTCGATTTAAAAATTCGAGATAAAAAAGGAAGTGAAAACGTAGTGGCGGATCACTTGTCTCGAATTCCGGTGGAAGGGATTGATGATTTGAGCGAGATAAATGAAAGGTTTCCCGATGAGCAACTACTAGCCATGTCCACTTTTGTTGCACCATGGAATTGCCACTATGTGAATtacttagccacgggtgccatcccaAATCATTGGACCAAGAAAAGAAGACAACAATTTATGGTCAAAGtgaagcaatacatttgggatgagcCGGACCTTTTCAAGATCGGGCCCGATCAAGTCATTCGGAGGTGTGTGCCCGAAACAGAGATGTTGGAGATCTTGACTCATGCCTACTCATCCGCCTGTGGAGGTCATTTTAGCGGCATAAAACGGGTTACCGGATTCTTTcgtgtgggttttattggcccacaatTTTCAAGGATGCATGAGAGTTTGCAAGGAATTGTGTCAATTGTCAAAGGATGGGAA ATCTTTTCCCGTTTTGGTATTCCGAGAGTTATCATTAGTGATGGTGGGTcgcatttcaagaatttcaatttcagaaaactgttgaAGCGGTACAACGTGAACCACCGGATTGCTACACCataccatccgcaaacgagtggacaagtcgaagtgttCAACCATCAGATTAAAGAAATTCTTATGAAAACGGTTCGAATGGATAGGAAGGATTGGTCAAGTAAACTTGATGATGCGTTGTGGGCATACCGGACGGCCGACAAAACTCCAATTGGTacaacaccttaccggatggtgtatggaaAGGGTTGTCACTTAACAATGGAGTTAGCTCATCGGGCACATTGGGAAATCAAGACGGTGAATGCGGATTATTATGAAGCGGGGAAGATGCGGAAGTTGCAACTAAGTGAGATAGAAGAAATTCGAGACGAAGCTTACGAGTGTGCATTGGCATACAAGGATAAGCTTAAAAAGGTCCATGATGCAAAGCTTAGAAAGAAGAccttgaagtgggtcaaaaggtatGGTTGTACAACTCGCGATTAA